A single genomic interval of Clostridium facile harbors:
- a CDS encoding phosphoribosylformylglycinamidine synthase, producing the protein MSVFRIYVEKKPEFAVEAKSLLGDLKSVLGMPELQGIRVINRYDADEISEEVFHQAKDIIFSEPQVDITYSELPELQADEKVFATEYLPGQFDQRADSCEQCIQIFAQGVRPIVKSSKVYVVKGNISDAQLDKIKHYIINPVESREATLDCYETLNIKYDLPNDVAVLTDFRALDEQGLADFISNYGLAMDLDDIKFCQKYFSETEQRDPTITEIRMIDTYWSDHCRHTTFSTIIDQADIENPVIQETYEDYLKTREELGRSNKPICLMDLATIAAKKLKKEGILVDLDESEEINACSVKIKVDVDGEQQDWLLMFKNETHNHPTEIEPFGGAATCLGGAIRDPLSGRSYVYQAMRVTGAADPLVPFDQTIEGKLPQRKIVTTAANGYSSYGNQIGLATGHVHELYHPGYVAKRMEIGAVVGAAPAENVIRLVPSPSDVIILLGGKTGRDGCGGATGSSKSHTAHSLESCGAEVQKGNAPEERKLQRLFRNPTVTRMIKRCNDFGAGGVSVAIGELADGLQIDLDAVPKKYEGLDGTELAISESQERMAVVVAASDVETFMAEAEKENLMATKVAVVTEQPRLKMTWRGKQIVDLSREFLNSNGAEKHTNIQIGKHQVAPVHNKQNTKQDWISHLSDLNICSQKGLVERFDSTIGAGTVLMPYGGKRQMTETQAMVAKLPVLEGNTNTASIMGWGFNPYISSQDPYYGAQYAVIESVAKSIAVGGSTEKCWLTFQEYFERTQNNPSRWGKPMAALLGAYKAQVNLGYGAIGGKDSMSGTFEDIDVPPTLVSFAVSVADSNKVISPEFKQAGNQVAIVLPTYDEQGNPDYTSIKDTFKKVENLIADGSVVSAWALGFGGVAEAVVKMGLGNQLGFQFTKEIDNNLLFNPVYGGFVLELSRPVDGTTVIGTVTEKDVVVCGDVTISMEELQQAYEQKLESVFPALIETKQEKVQPISCAATTRPAPSIKVAKPRVLIPVFPGTNCEYDTARQFEQAGAEAEVFVINNLSSQGIQESVKTFTEHIKNSQIIMIPGGFSGGDEPDGSGKFITSFFRNPSIKEEVHNLLKNRDGLMLGICNGFQALVKLGLVPYGEIVEPKEDSPTLTFNTIGRHQSMMVRTRIASNKSPWLAYTNVDDIHSIAISHGEGRFIAPQNLLDEMIANGQVATQYVDLEGNPTYDIRFNPNTSVLAIEGITSADGRVFGKMGHSERVGSNVCKNVPGEKDQKLFKAGVDYFK; encoded by the coding sequence ATGTCAGTTTTTCGTATTTATGTTGAGAAAAAACCAGAATTTGCAGTAGAGGCAAAAAGTCTGCTTGGCGACTTAAAATCCGTTTTAGGGATGCCGGAACTGCAAGGTATCCGTGTTATCAACCGTTATGACGCGGATGAAATTTCGGAAGAAGTTTTTCACCAGGCAAAGGATATTATTTTTTCAGAACCCCAAGTAGATATTACTTATTCTGAACTGCCAGAGTTGCAAGCGGATGAAAAAGTATTCGCTACTGAGTATTTGCCAGGGCAGTTTGACCAGCGTGCGGATTCCTGCGAACAGTGTATCCAGATTTTCGCTCAAGGTGTGCGTCCTATTGTAAAATCCTCTAAAGTATATGTTGTAAAAGGTAACATCAGTGACGCGCAGCTAGATAAGATAAAACATTACATCATCAACCCAGTGGAAAGCCGCGAAGCAACCCTGGATTGTTATGAAACACTCAATATAAAATATGACCTGCCAAACGATGTGGCTGTATTAACGGATTTTAGAGCTTTGGATGAGCAAGGTTTGGCTGATTTTATCAGCAATTATGGTTTGGCAATGGATTTAGATGATATTAAATTCTGCCAGAAATATTTTTCGGAGACAGAACAGCGTGACCCTACTATTACCGAAATCCGCATGATTGATACCTATTGGTCTGATCATTGCCGCCATACTACCTTTTCTACGATTATTGACCAGGCTGATATTGAAAATCCTGTAATCCAGGAAACCTATGAGGATTACTTGAAAACAAGGGAAGAACTAGGTCGAAGCAATAAGCCAATCTGTTTGATGGATTTGGCAACCATTGCGGCGAAAAAACTGAAAAAAGAAGGCATTTTGGTTGATTTGGATGAATCTGAGGAAATCAATGCCTGTTCTGTAAAAATTAAAGTGGATGTAGATGGAGAACAGCAGGACTGGTTGCTGATGTTTAAAAATGAAACCCATAACCATCCAACTGAAATTGAACCATTTGGTGGCGCAGCTACCTGTTTGGGTGGTGCGATCCGTGACCCATTATCTGGACGTTCCTATGTTTATCAGGCAATGAGGGTAACTGGTGCAGCTGACCCATTGGTTCCATTTGACCAGACAATTGAAGGAAAACTGCCACAGCGTAAAATTGTTACAACCGCGGCTAATGGGTATAGTTCTTACGGGAACCAGATTGGTTTGGCAACTGGGCATGTCCATGAATTATATCATCCAGGCTATGTGGCAAAAAGGATGGAAATCGGTGCTGTTGTTGGTGCTGCTCCAGCGGAAAATGTCATCCGCTTGGTTCCATCCCCATCCGATGTTATTATTTTATTGGGTGGGAAAACCGGCCGTGATGGATGCGGTGGTGCGACAGGTTCCTCAAAATCCCACACAGCACATTCTTTGGAAAGCTGTGGGGCAGAAGTACAGAAGGGGAACGCTCCAGAAGAAAGAAAATTACAGCGCTTGTTCCGCAACCCAACCGTAACCCGCATGATCAAACGTTGTAACGACTTTGGTGCTGGTGGTGTGTCAGTTGCAATTGGGGAATTGGCTGACGGATTGCAGATTGATTTGGATGCTGTTCCAAAGAAATATGAAGGCTTGGATGGCACAGAGTTAGCAATTTCCGAATCCCAGGAAAGGATGGCCGTTGTGGTAGCTGCTTCTGATGTGGAAACGTTTATGGCGGAAGCAGAAAAAGAAAACCTGATGGCAACCAAAGTTGCGGTAGTAACAGAACAGCCACGTCTGAAAATGACCTGGAGAGGAAAACAGATTGTAGACCTTTCCCGTGAATTTTTAAACTCTAACGGTGCAGAAAAACACACCAATATCCAGATTGGAAAACACCAAGTAGCTCCTGTCCACAATAAACAGAATACAAAACAGGATTGGATTTCCCACTTGTCCGACTTGAATATTTGTTCCCAGAAAGGATTAGTGGAACGGTTTGACTCCACCATCGGCGCAGGGACTGTTTTGATGCCATATGGTGGAAAACGCCAAATGACCGAAACCCAGGCTATGGTGGCAAAGCTTCCTGTATTAGAAGGCAATACAAACACTGCTTCTATTATGGGATGGGGCTTTAACCCATATATCAGTTCTCAGGACCCTTATTACGGTGCTCAGTATGCGGTAATTGAATCTGTTGCGAAATCAATCGCGGTGGGTGGTTCTACAGAAAAATGCTGGCTGACTTTCCAGGAATACTTTGAGCGCACCCAAAACAATCCATCCCGTTGGGGAAAACCAATGGCAGCTTTACTGGGTGCTTATAAAGCACAGGTAAACCTGGGCTATGGCGCAATCGGTGGTAAAGACTCCATGAGCGGTACGTTTGAAGATATTGATGTTCCACCAACCCTGGTTTCCTTTGCAGTATCCGTTGCGGATTCAAATAAAGTGATCTCCCCTGAATTCAAACAAGCTGGTAATCAAGTTGCGATTGTACTGCCAACCTATGATGAACAGGGTAATCCAGATTATACTTCGATTAAAGATACTTTCAAAAAAGTAGAAAACTTGATTGCGGATGGCAGCGTCGTTTCCGCATGGGCTTTGGGCTTTGGCGGCGTAGCGGAAGCTGTTGTGAAAATGGGATTAGGGAACCAGCTTGGTTTCCAATTCACCAAAGAAATTGACAACAATCTGTTGTTTAATCCAGTATATGGTGGTTTTGTATTAGAATTATCCCGTCCAGTGGATGGTACTACTGTGATTGGTACCGTAACCGAAAAAGATGTTGTTGTATGTGGCGATGTGACTATTTCCATGGAAGAGTTGCAGCAGGCTTATGAACAGAAACTGGAATCTGTATTCCCAGCTTTAATTGAAACAAAACAGGAAAAAGTACAGCCAATTTCCTGTGCTGCAACAACCCGTCCAGCACCATCTATTAAAGTGGCGAAACCAAGAGTGCTGATCCCAGTATTCCCAGGGACAAACTGCGAATATGATACAGCACGTCAATTTGAGCAGGCTGGTGCGGAAGCCGAGGTGTTTGTCATCAACAATCTGAGCAGTCAGGGTATCCAGGAATCAGTAAAAACCTTTACGGAACACATTAAAAATTCTCAGATTATTATGATCCCAGGTGGGTTCTCCGGCGGTGACGAACCAGATGGTTCTGGTAAATTTATCACTTCTTTCTTCCGCAACCCATCCATTAAAGAAGAAGTTCACAACCTGTTGAAGAACCGCGATGGTTTGATGTTAGGTATTTGTAATGGGTTCCAGGCATTGGTAAAATTAGGATTGGTTCCTTATGGCGAAATTGTAGAGCCAAAAGAGGATTCTCCAACTTTAACCTTTAATACCATCGGCCGTCATCAATCCATGATGGTCCGCACAAGAATCGCTTCCAACAAATCCCCTTGGTTGGCATATACCAATGTGGATGATATCCACAGTATTGCGATTTCTCATGGAGAAGGTAGATTTATTGCGCCACAAAACCTTTTGGATGAAATGATCGCAAATGGTCAGGTTGCAACCCAGTATGTGGATTTGGAAGGCAATCCAACTTATGATATCCGGTTTAACCCAAATACTTCTGTACTGGCGATTGAAGGGATTACTTCTGCTGATGGTCGAGTATTTGGTAAAATGGGACACAGTGAACGTGTTGGTTCCAATGTATGTAAAAATGTACCAGGTGAAAAAGACCAAAAATTATTTAAAGCTGGCGTAGATTATTTTAAATAA
- the mtaB gene encoding tRNA (N(6)-L-threonylcarbamoyladenosine(37)-C(2))-methylthiotransferase MtaB → MRVAFYTLGCKVNQYETEIMSDLFYQNGYDVVHCDDEADVYVVNSCTVTSSGDKKARQALRRFKRNNPDAVVVLTGCFPQAFPDVDQQIPEADVITGSYNRSKVVELVQRFLETRERVIEITPHQRQEPFEKMAVKKFTERTRAFVKIEDGCDRYCSYCIIPTARGPVRSKTMEDLKQELTDLAANGYLEVVLVGINLSSYGRDLENVRLLDAIQLACSIPGIERVRLGSLEPELLTDEDIHEMAKMEKFCPQFHLSLQSGCDATLKRMNRHYDTKEYTRIVEAIRKAFDNPSITTDIMVGFAGETDEEFQQSLEYARFIKLAKAHVFPYSIRQGTRAAKMPDQVSNAEKARRAALMAKVTGETRLEFLKTQVGKQESVLVETFHNGIMEGYTKNYTPVRINTDENLCGQIKCVKIIDVLDDKCVGELID, encoded by the coding sequence TTGAGAGTTGCTTTTTATACCTTAGGTTGCAAGGTCAACCAATACGAAACTGAAATTATGTCCGATTTATTTTATCAGAATGGCTATGATGTAGTCCACTGTGATGATGAAGCGGATGTATATGTTGTGAATTCTTGTACAGTTACATCTTCCGGAGATAAGAAGGCAAGGCAGGCATTGCGTCGGTTTAAACGGAACAATCCAGATGCTGTGGTAGTATTAACAGGATGTTTCCCTCAGGCTTTTCCGGATGTGGATCAACAAATACCGGAGGCAGATGTGATTACAGGTTCCTATAACCGAAGTAAAGTGGTAGAACTGGTACAGCGCTTTTTGGAAACAAGGGAGCGTGTCATTGAAATCACTCCACATCAACGGCAGGAACCATTTGAAAAAATGGCGGTGAAGAAATTCACGGAACGCACCAGAGCCTTTGTGAAAATTGAGGATGGGTGTGACCGTTATTGTAGCTATTGTATTATTCCAACTGCCCGAGGGCCAGTGCGCTCTAAAACGATGGAAGATTTAAAACAGGAATTGACTGACTTGGCAGCTAATGGTTATTTGGAAGTGGTGTTGGTAGGAATCAACCTTTCCTCCTATGGCCGTGACCTGGAAAATGTCCGTTTGCTGGACGCGATCCAATTGGCTTGTTCTATTCCAGGAATTGAGAGGGTCCGTTTGGGTTCTTTGGAACCGGAATTATTAACCGATGAAGATATCCATGAGATGGCGAAAATGGAAAAATTTTGCCCTCAGTTCCATTTATCCTTGCAAAGTGGGTGCGACGCTACCTTAAAACGGATGAACCGCCACTATGATACCAAAGAATATACTCGTATTGTGGAAGCTATCCGGAAAGCGTTTGACAACCCTTCGATTACAACGGATATTATGGTGGGGTTTGCGGGGGAAACCGATGAAGAATTTCAGCAATCTCTGGAATATGCTCGGTTTATCAAATTAGCGAAAGCTCATGTGTTCCCTTATTCGATCCGCCAAGGGACCAGGGCGGCGAAAATGCCTGATCAGGTATCGAATGCAGAAAAAGCAAGGCGTGCTGCTTTGATGGCAAAAGTAACAGGGGAAACCCGTTTGGAATTTTTAAAAACCCAGGTTGGAAAACAAGAATCCGTATTGGTAGAAACCTTCCACAATGGTATTATGGAAGGATATACAAAAAATTATACTCCAGTAAGAATAAATACGGATGAAAACTTGTGTGGGCAGATAAAATGTGTTAAAATTATAGATGTATTGGACGATAAATGTGTGGGGGAATTGATCGATTAA